From one Amycolatopsis sp. FDAARGOS 1241 genomic stretch:
- a CDS encoding L-lactate permease encodes MYQQVPAPLGGSLGWSALVSALPLLVLFVLLGVFRVRAWLASLIALALSIVGAIAVYGMPAGPAFDSALEGAAFGLFPALWIVLNSLWIYQMTKVSGHFDVLRRTFAKISDDQRVQGVIIAFSFGALLEALAGFGAPVAICSVMLVAVGLKPLKAATVALIANTAPVAYGAVALPVITLAKVTGLPLHDLAAMTGRQVPILALIVPLVLVIVLDGRRGLRQAWPAAIVCGVSFAVVQYLMANFGPVQLTDIAASLVSAAAVLVLLRFWKPKPADAPDRAPGDGGTAPVPSGPGSGGGAVTAAAATTAVRERTVVDSRADQVRSFAPYATIIVLFSVAAIPVVAAALASTTKTFSRPGLHIVTAEGKPLSLVSYKFDWLADSGTVLFIAGVVSAFLLKVPLREAVRAYGQTVVQLRTAGLTVMAVLALAYVMNMSGQTATLGLFLAGAGGLFALLSPLLGWFGTAVTGSDTSSNSLFGALQVAAAHGAQLQPVLMAAANSSGGVLGKMISPQNLAIGASAVGLAGKEGLLFRRVLAASAVFVPLMCILVFLQSTPVLSWMVP; translated from the coding sequence GTGTACCAGCAGGTTCCCGCGCCACTCGGTGGCAGCCTCGGCTGGTCCGCCCTCGTGTCCGCCCTGCCCCTGCTCGTGCTGTTCGTGCTGCTGGGCGTGTTCCGCGTCCGCGCCTGGCTGGCCTCGCTCATCGCGCTGGCGCTGTCCATCGTGGGTGCGATCGCGGTGTACGGCATGCCGGCGGGACCGGCGTTCGACTCCGCGCTCGAAGGCGCGGCGTTCGGCCTGTTCCCCGCGCTGTGGATCGTGCTCAACTCCCTGTGGATCTACCAGATGACGAAGGTGTCCGGGCACTTCGACGTGCTGCGGCGCACCTTCGCGAAGATCAGTGACGACCAGCGCGTGCAGGGGGTGATCATCGCCTTTTCGTTCGGTGCGCTGCTGGAGGCGCTCGCCGGGTTCGGGGCGCCGGTCGCGATCTGTTCGGTGATGCTCGTGGCGGTCGGGCTGAAACCGCTGAAGGCGGCCACGGTCGCGCTCATCGCCAACACCGCGCCCGTCGCGTACGGCGCCGTGGCGCTGCCCGTGATCACGCTCGCCAAGGTGACCGGCCTGCCACTGCACGACCTCGCGGCCATGACCGGCCGGCAGGTGCCGATCCTCGCGCTGATCGTGCCGCTGGTGCTCGTGATCGTGCTGGACGGGCGGCGCGGGCTGCGGCAGGCGTGGCCCGCGGCGATCGTGTGCGGCGTGAGCTTCGCGGTCGTGCAGTACCTGATGGCGAACTTCGGCCCGGTGCAGCTGACAGACATCGCGGCGTCGCTGGTGTCCGCGGCGGCCGTGCTCGTGCTGCTGCGGTTCTGGAAGCCGAAGCCGGCGGACGCGCCGGACCGGGCACCCGGCGATGGCGGCACGGCGCCCGTACCGAGCGGGCCCGGCTCCGGCGGCGGCGCGGTCACCGCGGCCGCGGCGACGACGGCGGTGCGGGAGCGGACCGTCGTGGACTCGCGGGCCGACCAGGTTCGCTCGTTCGCGCCATACGCGACGATCATCGTGCTGTTCTCGGTGGCCGCGATCCCGGTGGTGGCCGCGGCACTCGCGTCGACGACGAAGACGTTCAGCCGGCCCGGCCTGCACATCGTGACGGCCGAGGGTAAACCGCTGAGCCTGGTGTCGTACAAGTTCGACTGGCTCGCCGACAGCGGCACGGTGCTGTTCATCGCCGGGGTCGTGTCGGCGTTCCTGCTCAAGGTGCCGCTGCGGGAGGCGGTGCGTGCGTACGGGCAGACGGTCGTGCAGCTGCGCACGGCCGGGCTCACGGTGATGGCGGTGCTCGCGCTCGCCTACGTGATGAACATGTCCGGGCAGACGGCCACGCTCGGGCTGTTCCTCGCCGGTGCCGGTGGACTGTTCGCGCTGCTGTCGCCGCTGCTCGGCTGGTTCGGCACCGCGGTGACGGGTTCGGACACGTCGTCGAACTCGCTCTTCGGCGCTTTGCAGGTCGCGGCCGCGCACGGCGCGCAGCTGCAGCCGGTGCTGATGGCGGCGGCGAACAGCAGCGGCGGCGTCCTCGGGAAGATGATCAGCCCGCAGAACCTCGCGATCGGCGCCAGCGCGGTGGGGCTGGCCGGCAAGGAGGGCCTGCTGTTCCGGCGGGTGCTCGCCGCTTCGGCGGTGTTCGTGCCGCTGATGTGCATCCTCGTGTTCCTGCAGTCCACCCCGGTGCTGTCGTGGATGGTGCCGTGA
- a CDS encoding phenylacetate--CoA ligase family protein gives MDPRKSMEPANAVSPMEQWSWPPRYDETYRPPSGQAYWFPRRETMPAGERDEAILVRIREVMAYAWDHAPFYRRKWEEAGIHPSAIRDLSDFEKVPVVRKEELRADQAAHEPFGSYLAVEPGEVKHVNGTSGTTGRPTAFGISERDWRSVANAHARVMWGMGIRETDTVLVASPLSLYWGSWGAYIGAERLGARVFPFGAGTPGQTARTVMWMKQMGVTVFYGTPSYALHLAEVAADEGVDPADLGLRKLFFSGEPGASVPSIRGRIEEAFGAEVYDSGSMAEVSPWMHLGAANHEPGVFAWQDLVYTEVCDPVDHHRVDWGREGTPVYTTLERTSQPMIRLLSNDLTRWEAPSADRGRTYPFLPQGIYGRIDDMFTVRGENVYPSAIDDVVMAAEGYGGEHRIVISRKSTMDSLAVQVEHRGVAEAGLDGWARAIEDKLRKALGVGAHVVPVEYKTFDRTEFKARRVIDDRDLLRRLGSGS, from the coding sequence ATGGACCCGAGGAAGTCGATGGAGCCGGCGAACGCGGTGAGCCCCATGGAACAGTGGAGCTGGCCGCCGCGCTATGACGAGACCTACCGCCCGCCGTCGGGCCAGGCGTACTGGTTCCCGCGCCGCGAAACCATGCCGGCCGGGGAACGGGACGAGGCGATCCTCGTCCGGATCCGCGAGGTCATGGCCTACGCGTGGGACCACGCGCCGTTCTACCGGCGCAAGTGGGAAGAGGCGGGCATCCACCCGTCGGCCATCCGCGATCTGTCCGACTTCGAGAAGGTCCCGGTGGTGCGCAAGGAAGAGCTGCGCGCCGACCAGGCCGCCCACGAACCGTTCGGCAGCTACCTCGCGGTGGAGCCGGGCGAGGTCAAGCACGTCAACGGCACGTCCGGCACCACCGGGCGCCCCACCGCGTTCGGCATCAGCGAGCGCGACTGGCGCAGCGTCGCCAACGCCCACGCCCGCGTGATGTGGGGGATGGGCATCCGCGAAACCGACACGGTGCTCGTCGCATCGCCGCTGAGCCTCTACTGGGGTTCCTGGGGTGCCTACATCGGCGCGGAACGGCTCGGCGCCCGCGTCTTCCCGTTCGGCGCCGGAACACCGGGGCAGACGGCGCGCACGGTGATGTGGATGAAGCAGATGGGCGTCACCGTCTTCTACGGCACCCCGTCCTACGCGCTGCACCTGGCGGAAGTCGCCGCCGACGAGGGGGTCGACCCCGCGGATTTGGGGCTGCGCAAGCTGTTCTTCTCCGGCGAACCCGGCGCGAGCGTGCCGAGCATCCGCGGCCGGATCGAGGAGGCCTTCGGCGCCGAGGTCTACGACTCGGGCAGCATGGCCGAGGTCAGCCCGTGGATGCACCTGGGCGCGGCCAACCACGAGCCGGGCGTGTTCGCGTGGCAGGACCTCGTCTACACCGAGGTGTGCGACCCGGTCGACCACCACCGCGTGGACTGGGGCCGCGAAGGCACACCGGTCTACACCACGCTCGAACGCACCAGCCAGCCGATGATCCGGTTGCTGTCCAACGACCTCACGCGCTGGGAAGCCCCGTCGGCCGACCGCGGCCGCACCTACCCGTTCCTGCCACAGGGCATCTACGGGCGCATCGACGACATGTTCACCGTGCGCGGCGAAAATGTGTACCCGAGCGCGATCGACGACGTCGTGATGGCCGCCGAGGGCTACGGCGGTGAGCACCGCATCGTGATCAGCCGCAAGTCCACGATGGACAGCCTCGCCGTGCAGGTCGAGCACCGCGGCGTTGCCGAAGCCGGCCTGGACGGCTGGGCCAGGGCGATCGAGGACAAGCTGCGCAAGGCGCTGGGCGTCGGCGCGCACGTGGTACCCGTGGAGTACAAGACCTTCGATCGCACGGAGTTCAAGGCCCGGCGGGTGATCGACGACCGCGACCTGCTGCGCCGCCTCGGAAGTGGGTCGTGA
- a CDS encoding cobalamin B12-binding domain-containing protein has translation MDTVGDSGGEPIRVMLAKIGLDGHDRGVKVVARTLRDAGMEVIYTGLHRSPEQVLEAAVQEDVDVLGVSLLSGAHMPIFTRIFELIDAMPDRPRFAIVAGGVMPDEDEEALKKMGVADVLGQDTTPETIVDRVRELAAVAGEA, from the coding sequence GTGGACACGGTGGGTGACAGCGGCGGTGAACCGATCCGGGTGATGCTGGCCAAGATCGGGCTCGACGGGCACGACCGGGGCGTGAAGGTCGTCGCGCGGACGCTGCGCGACGCGGGCATGGAGGTGATCTACACCGGCCTGCACCGCAGCCCCGAGCAGGTGCTCGAAGCGGCCGTGCAGGAAGACGTCGACGTGCTCGGCGTCAGCCTGCTCTCGGGCGCGCACATGCCGATCTTCACGCGCATCTTCGAGCTGATCGACGCGATGCCCGACCGGCCGCGGTTCGCGATCGTCGCGGGCGGCGTGATGCCGGACGAGGACGAGGAAGCGCTCAAGAAGATGGGCGTCGCCGACGTGCTCGGCCAGGACACCACCCCGGAGACGATCGTCGACCGCGTGCGCGAACTGGCCGCCGTGGCGGGTGAGGCCTGA
- a CDS encoding methylmalonyl-CoA mutase family protein, which yields MNEHDPVPDERALATKALVDAVTRELSDWEGDELAGFIRRQPESRDVYRSGSGMEVERVYTPADLPADWHDIGLPGRYPYTRGPYPTMYRGRIWTMRQIAGFGQAEETNKRFQYLIAQGQTGLSVDFDMPTLMGLDSDDPMSLGEVGREGVAIDTLPDMEALFDGIDLEQISVSMTINPSAWILLAMYVAVAEERGYDLNKLSGTIQNDILKEYVAQKEWVFPVRPSMRIVRDTIVYCSERMARYNPVNISGYHISEAGANALQEIAFTMAITKAYVEDVVATGVDVDQFASRLSFFFVSQADLFEEVAKFRAVRRFYAKMMKETFGAQNPQSMRLRFHAQTAAATLTKPQPLNNIIRTALQALSAVLGGAQSLHTNGLDEAYTIPSEQAMKVALRTQQIIADETGVTSVIDPLGGSFYVENLTDRLEAGIHDYFAKIEELGGVVAAIEQGFFQREISDTAYAFARRKASGDRPVIGVNKYVDEGQGEKIETHKLDPESEARQLARLKQVRADRDPDRAKAAMEQLLAVAADPSANLMPATVEAVKAHLSMGEITGALRDVFGSYTETPVF from the coding sequence GTGAACGAGCACGACCCGGTCCCGGATGAACGAGCACTGGCGACCAAGGCGCTCGTCGACGCGGTCACGCGGGAACTCAGCGACTGGGAGGGTGACGAGCTCGCCGGGTTCATCCGGCGCCAGCCCGAATCGCGTGACGTCTACCGCTCGGGCAGCGGGATGGAGGTCGAGCGCGTCTACACGCCGGCCGACCTGCCGGCCGACTGGCACGACATCGGCCTGCCCGGCCGCTACCCCTACACCCGCGGGCCGTACCCGACGATGTACCGCGGCCGCATCTGGACGATGCGCCAGATCGCTGGCTTCGGGCAGGCGGAGGAGACGAACAAGCGCTTCCAGTACCTCATCGCCCAGGGCCAGACCGGTCTGTCGGTCGACTTCGACATGCCGACGCTGATGGGCCTCGACAGCGACGACCCGATGAGCCTCGGCGAGGTCGGGCGCGAGGGCGTCGCGATCGACACGCTGCCCGACATGGAGGCGCTGTTCGACGGCATCGACCTCGAGCAGATCAGCGTGTCGATGACGATCAACCCGTCGGCGTGGATCCTGCTCGCCATGTACGTCGCCGTGGCCGAGGAGCGCGGCTACGACCTGAACAAGCTCTCGGGGACGATCCAGAACGACATCCTCAAGGAGTACGTGGCGCAGAAGGAGTGGGTGTTCCCGGTCCGGCCGAGCATGCGGATCGTGCGCGACACCATCGTCTACTGCAGCGAGCGCATGGCGCGCTACAACCCCGTGAACATCTCCGGCTACCACATCAGCGAAGCCGGGGCGAACGCGCTGCAGGAGATCGCGTTCACGATGGCGATCACCAAGGCTTACGTGGAGGATGTCGTCGCGACCGGCGTCGACGTGGACCAGTTCGCGTCGCGGCTGTCGTTCTTCTTCGTCAGCCAGGCGGATCTGTTCGAAGAGGTCGCGAAGTTCCGCGCGGTGCGGCGGTTCTACGCGAAGATGATGAAGGAGACCTTCGGCGCGCAGAACCCGCAGTCGATGCGGCTGCGGTTCCACGCGCAGACGGCGGCGGCCACGCTCACGAAACCGCAGCCGCTCAACAACATCATCCGCACCGCGCTGCAGGCCCTGTCGGCTGTGCTCGGCGGCGCGCAGTCCTTGCACACCAACGGGCTCGACGAGGCGTACACGATCCCGAGCGAGCAGGCGATGAAGGTCGCGCTGCGCACCCAGCAGATCATCGCCGACGAAACCGGCGTGACGAGCGTGATCGACCCGCTCGGCGGCTCGTTCTACGTCGAGAACCTCACCGACCGCCTCGAAGCGGGGATCCACGACTACTTCGCGAAGATCGAGGAGCTCGGCGGCGTGGTCGCGGCGATCGAGCAGGGGTTCTTCCAGCGCGAGATCTCCGACACCGCCTACGCGTTCGCGCGTCGCAAGGCGAGCGGCGACCGGCCCGTGATCGGCGTGAACAAGTACGTCGACGAGGGCCAGGGCGAGAAGATCGAAACGCACAAGCTCGACCCGGAATCCGAGGCCCGGCAGCTCGCACGGCTCAAGCAGGTGCGCGCCGACCGGGACCCCGACCGGGCGAAGGCGGCGATGGAGCAACTGCTCGCCGTGGCGGCCGATCCGTCGGCCAACCTGATGCCGGCGACGGTCGAGGCCGTCAAGGCGCACCTTTCCATGGGAGAGATCACGGGCGCGCTGCGTGATGTCTTCGGGTCCTACACCGAAACCCCGGTGTTCTAG
- a CDS encoding enoyl-CoA hydratase/isomerase family protein, with protein sequence MTTVLARVQGSIGRLTVNRPDALNALDLAMIRALLAALDAWEDDPAVTAVVLDGAGERAFCAGGDIGVVHSSAVGDPAIALTLWREEYRLDARLARYPKPVVALMDGITMGGGLGIGGHAPVRVVTERSVLAMPEVAIGLAPDVGGALLLGRAPGELGLHLALTAGRADAADALHCGLADHHVPSDRLPALVGDLAAGAPIEATVTKYAEDPGPAPLAAARCWIDRAYGDAPSVEDVLYRLEAMDEPGPRETVAAITAAAPTALKVTLRAVRAAREMTTIEQCLRQDYRLCSRFLRHPDLAEGIRAAILDKDRAPRWRPGTLAEVDDPAVEAFFAPLADELDLPVRCHVLHP encoded by the coding sequence GTGACGACCGTCTTGGCCCGCGTGCAGGGCTCGATCGGCCGGCTGACGGTGAACCGGCCCGACGCGCTCAACGCGCTGGACCTGGCCATGATCCGCGCGCTGCTCGCCGCGCTCGACGCGTGGGAGGACGATCCCGCCGTGACCGCCGTCGTGCTCGACGGCGCGGGCGAGCGCGCGTTCTGCGCCGGCGGCGACATCGGCGTCGTCCACTCGTCGGCGGTCGGCGACCCCGCGATCGCACTGACGCTGTGGCGCGAGGAGTACCGGCTCGACGCTCGGCTCGCCCGCTACCCGAAACCGGTCGTCGCGCTCATGGACGGCATCACGATGGGCGGCGGGCTCGGCATCGGCGGCCACGCGCCCGTCCGGGTGGTCACCGAGCGCTCGGTGCTCGCGATGCCGGAGGTCGCGATCGGGCTCGCACCGGACGTCGGCGGTGCGCTGCTGCTCGGCCGCGCGCCCGGTGAACTCGGCCTGCACCTCGCGCTCACGGCCGGGCGGGCCGACGCGGCGGACGCGCTCCACTGTGGACTCGCCGATCACCACGTCCCGTCGGACCGGTTGCCCGCGCTCGTCGGCGACCTCGCCGCGGGCGCGCCGATCGAAGCCACGGTGACGAAGTACGCCGAAGATCCCGGCCCGGCGCCCCTGGCCGCTGCGCGGTGCTGGATCGACCGCGCGTACGGCGACGCGCCGTCCGTCGAAGACGTGCTGTACCGCCTCGAGGCGATGGACGAACCGGGTCCGCGCGAGACCGTCGCCGCGATCACCGCCGCGGCGCCCACGGCCTTGAAGGTGACCCTGCGGGCGGTGCGCGCGGCCCGCGAGATGACGACGATCGAGCAGTGCCTGCGGCAGGACTACCGGCTGTGCAGCCGATTCCTGCGCCACCCGGACCTGGCCGAAGGCATCCGCGCCGCGATCCTCGACAAGGACCGCGCGCCGCGCTGGCGGCCGGGCACGCTCGCCGAGGTCGACGACCCGGCCGTCGAGGCGTTCTTCGCGCCACTGGCCGACGAACTGGACCTGCCGGTTCGCTGTCACGTGCTCCATCCGTAG
- the meaB gene encoding methylmalonyl Co-A mutase-associated GTPase MeaB, translating into MKTPADVVHRVLAGEHAAIARMLTFVERRTAGVDEALAELHGKAGNAHVLGLTGPPGSGKSTLVTALTEYYREQGRTVGVLAVDPSSVFSGGAILGDRIRMTGLAGDEGVFIRSIATRGALGGLSRAALDAITVLDAAGKDVVVLETVGVGQAEVDVISAAQTVAVVSVPGMGDDVQAIKAGLLEIADVHVVNKADRDGAAKTVAELRDMLRLAHRKPHQWNVPIQQTVAATGQGVPELAEQFAAHLRWMTEHGERERRARRTSATRIRWVAEQLVLDGLRPGVPAFDRAVDDVAARREDPLSAARRLVGCPGTAGTSAATSTTDEEELW; encoded by the coding sequence GTGAAGACGCCGGCCGACGTGGTGCACCGCGTGCTCGCAGGGGAGCACGCGGCCATCGCGCGGATGCTGACCTTCGTGGAGCGGCGCACCGCGGGCGTCGACGAGGCGCTCGCCGAACTGCACGGCAAGGCGGGCAACGCCCACGTGCTCGGGCTGACCGGGCCACCCGGCAGCGGCAAGAGCACGCTCGTGACGGCGCTGACCGAGTACTACCGCGAGCAGGGCCGCACCGTGGGCGTCCTGGCGGTGGACCCGTCCAGCGTGTTCAGCGGTGGCGCGATCCTCGGCGACCGGATCCGCATGACCGGCCTCGCGGGGGACGAGGGTGTGTTCATCCGCTCCATCGCCACCCGGGGTGCGCTCGGCGGGCTGTCACGCGCGGCGCTCGACGCGATCACCGTGCTGGACGCCGCGGGCAAGGACGTGGTGGTGCTGGAAACCGTCGGTGTCGGGCAGGCCGAGGTGGACGTGATCAGCGCGGCCCAGACGGTGGCCGTGGTCAGCGTGCCCGGCATGGGCGACGACGTGCAGGCGATCAAGGCCGGGCTGCTGGAGATCGCCGACGTGCACGTGGTGAACAAGGCCGACCGCGACGGTGCCGCCAAGACCGTGGCCGAGCTGCGCGACATGCTCCGGCTCGCGCACCGCAAACCGCACCAGTGGAACGTGCCGATCCAGCAGACCGTCGCGGCCACCGGGCAGGGCGTGCCCGAACTCGCCGAGCAGTTCGCCGCGCACCTGCGGTGGATGACCGAGCACGGCGAACGCGAGCGGCGGGCCCGGCGCACCAGCGCCACCCGCATCCGCTGGGTCGCCGAGCAGCTCGTGCTCGACGGCCTGCGTCCCGGAGTCCCCGCCTTCGACCGCGCGGTCGACGACGTCGCCGCCCGGCGCGAGGACCCGCTGTCGGCCGCGCGCCGCCTGGTGGGGTGCCCGGGCACGGCCGGGACTTCGGCTGCGACTTCGACGACCGATGAGGAGGAACTGTGGTGA
- a CDS encoding FadR/GntR family transcriptional regulator, whose protein sequence is MTSEAAWEPVRRVRMHEQVLAQIEEKILDGSLRAGEKLPSERELVSALGVSRTSVREALRALEAMGIIEARTGSGADAGSVVTARSTPALTNLLRLHLALARISLADLVETRVQLERNAARGAAASRTPEDVARLTGLVDGMRAADQEYQQFNALDTEFHVSIARISGNALATDLMQALRGAVESEMAAAFARLPDWRAVAGDLVTEHEAILRAIEAGDGDRAADLVADHITRFYQDRVLNP, encoded by the coding sequence ATGACGTCCGAGGCGGCCTGGGAGCCGGTCCGCCGAGTGCGGATGCACGAACAGGTGCTGGCGCAGATCGAGGAGAAGATCCTCGACGGGAGCCTGCGCGCGGGGGAGAAGCTGCCCAGCGAACGGGAACTCGTGAGCGCGCTCGGCGTGAGCCGCACCAGCGTCCGCGAAGCCCTGCGCGCCCTCGAGGCGATGGGGATCATCGAGGCCCGCACGGGTTCGGGCGCCGACGCCGGGTCGGTCGTCACCGCGCGCTCCACCCCGGCGCTGACCAATCTGCTGCGGCTGCACCTCGCGCTCGCCCGCATCAGCCTGGCCGACTTGGTCGAGACGCGCGTTCAGCTGGAGCGCAACGCGGCCCGCGGCGCCGCGGCGAGCCGCACGCCCGAGGACGTGGCCAGGCTGACGGGGCTCGTCGACGGCATGCGCGCGGCGGACCAGGAATACCAGCAGTTCAACGCGCTGGACACCGAATTCCACGTGAGCATCGCCCGCATCTCGGGCAACGCGCTGGCCACCGACCTGATGCAGGCGCTGCGCGGCGCCGTCGAGTCGGAGATGGCGGCGGCGTTCGCGCGGCTGCCCGACTGGCGCGCCGTCGCGGGCGACCTGGTGACGGAGCACGAGGCGATCCTGCGCGCCATCGAGGCCGGCGACGGGGATCGCGCGGCCGACCTCGTGGCCGACCACATCACCCGCTTCTACCAGGACCGCGTGCTCAACCCCTGA